In Dyadobacter subterraneus, a single genomic region encodes these proteins:
- a CDS encoding DUF5618 family protein — translation MKEILEAKRHIENAKDILSEKARKENGYYQDRKYVKMAGHTAYSGVLVALDAIFGDKKKGRKSVAWYKEELARMDKKIVSSFLAAYDTLHLAMSYDGNLSSKVASAGLEDAEKIIAWAEQKATA, via the coding sequence ATGAAAGAAATACTTGAAGCCAAAAGGCACATCGAAAATGCAAAAGATATTCTGAGTGAAAAAGCCCGGAAAGAAAACGGGTATTATCAGGATCGCAAATATGTAAAGATGGCTGGTCACACCGCTTATTCCGGAGTACTTGTGGCATTGGATGCTATTTTTGGTGATAAAAAGAAAGGTCGGAAAAGTGTAGCGTGGTATAAAGAAGAACTGGCAAGAATGGATAAAAAGATAGTTTCTTCATTTCTTGCCGCTTATGATACTTTACATTTGGCAATGAGTTATGACGGAAATTTAAGTTCCAAAGTAGCAAGTGCAGGCCTTGAAGACGCAGAAAAAATAATTGCCTGGGCTGAACAAAAAGCCACGGCCTGA
- the argS gene encoding arginine--tRNA ligase, giving the protein MTIEAILKADIQKAIQKNFDILVEDILLQPTKKEFDGFYTFVTFALTKATRRAPAEIGQIIAADLEANSSIVDSCNVVQGFLNISLNDETWLKLFGDIISDLTYGDSPANGKSVMIEFSSPNTNKPLHLGHLRNDFLGDSLSRILKACGYDVVKTCLVNDRGIHICKSMLAYRELANGETPESSGLKGDHLAGKYYVLFDKEYKKQIGELVENGMTAEEAAKKAPWILEAQKLLLLWEQGDEETVALWKKMNNWVYDGFNQTYNQIGVSFDKTYYESNTYVLGKDIIEEGLQKGVFFKKPDNSVWIDLTAEGLDEKLVLRGDGTSVYITQDIGTTELKFADFHNDRYLWVVGNEQDYHFNVLFAILKRLGRPYADGCYHISYGMVDLPSGKMKSREGTVVDADDLVNQMIETAASRTQELGKIDDFESEEATALYHTLALGALKYYLLKVDPKKRMLFNPEESIDFQGHTGPFIQYTYTRMRSIMRKAEQSGIEIQLPPANYELHQVERELIYTLSQFPLRVQAAGNEFAPSVVSFYMYELAKVYNQFYAEVSIFADSDPVAVKFRVALSKVVSETIHKGLGLLGINVPERM; this is encoded by the coding sequence ATGACGATTGAAGCCATACTGAAAGCGGACATTCAAAAAGCGATCCAGAAAAATTTCGATATCCTTGTCGAGGATATTCTTTTGCAGCCTACAAAAAAGGAATTTGATGGATTTTATACCTTCGTAACATTTGCTTTAACAAAAGCTACACGCCGTGCTCCCGCAGAAATCGGACAGATTATTGCTGCCGATCTTGAAGCAAATTCTTCGATTGTTGATAGCTGCAATGTCGTTCAGGGATTTTTGAACATCAGCCTTAATGATGAGACCTGGTTGAAATTATTCGGAGATATTATTTCTGACCTCACTTATGGAGATTCTCCGGCAAATGGTAAGTCTGTGATGATCGAGTTCTCATCTCCTAACACAAATAAACCTTTACATTTAGGTCACTTACGGAATGATTTCCTGGGTGATTCACTTTCCAGAATTTTGAAAGCTTGTGGATATGATGTTGTAAAAACCTGTCTGGTCAACGACCGTGGAATTCACATCTGTAAATCCATGCTTGCTTATCGCGAACTGGCAAACGGAGAAACGCCCGAATCATCCGGTTTGAAAGGTGATCATTTGGCTGGAAAATATTATGTTCTTTTTGATAAGGAATATAAAAAACAAATTGGTGAGCTTGTAGAAAATGGCATGACTGCCGAAGAAGCCGCGAAAAAAGCACCCTGGATTCTGGAAGCACAAAAATTACTTTTGTTATGGGAGCAAGGTGACGAAGAAACGGTTGCGCTTTGGAAAAAAATGAACAATTGGGTTTATGATGGTTTTAATCAGACTTACAATCAGATTGGTGTAAGTTTTGACAAAACCTACTATGAATCAAATACTTATGTTTTAGGAAAAGATATTATTGAAGAAGGTTTACAAAAAGGCGTTTTCTTCAAAAAACCTGATAATTCAGTTTGGATAGATCTTACAGCAGAAGGACTTGATGAAAAACTGGTACTTCGGGGCGACGGAACTTCGGTTTATATCACGCAGGATATAGGCACAACGGAATTGAAATTCGCTGATTTCCATAATGACCGTTATTTATGGGTTGTAGGAAATGAGCAGGATTATCATTTCAATGTGCTGTTTGCCATTTTGAAAAGACTGGGACGCCCGTATGCAGATGGTTGCTATCATATCAGTTATGGTATGGTGGATTTGCCATCCGGAAAAATGAAATCGCGTGAAGGAACGGTTGTAGATGCTGATGATCTTGTAAATCAAATGATCGAAACCGCTGCAAGCCGTACACAGGAATTAGGAAAAATTGATGATTTTGAAAGCGAAGAAGCCACTGCTTTGTACCACACATTGGCACTTGGCGCGTTGAAATATTATCTTTTGAAAGTGGACCCTAAGAAAAGGATGCTCTTCAATCCGGAAGAATCTATTGATTTCCAGGGACATACCGGACCATTTATTCAATATACTTACACCCGGATGCGCTCTATCATGAGAAAAGCGGAACAATCCGGAATCGAAATTCAGCTTCCTCCGGCGAACTATGAACTACATCAGGTTGAACGTGAACTGATTTATACTTTATCGCAATTTCCTTTGCGCGTTCAGGCTGCGGGAAATGAATTTGCGCCGTCAGTTGTATCTTTTTATATGTATGAACTGGCCAAAGTTTATAACCAGTTTTATGCCGAAGTTTCCATTTTTGCCGATAGTGATCCGGTGGCCGTGAAATTCCGTGTCGCTTTATCGAAAGTGGTTTCAGAAACAATTCATAAAGGTTTGGGGTTGTTAGGAATAAATGTACCTGAAAGAATGTAA
- a CDS encoding glutathione peroxidase, which produces MITTLFTGIFADKSETAVKPAETMTAKQTLYDFKVKSLVGDKTVDLSKYKGKKVVILNVASKCGYTKQYADWEKFNKEHGDKVVVLGFPANNFGGQEPGTSEEIATFCSKTYGVSFPMFEKVSVLGPDQAPIYKWLSTKELNGWNDKVPTWNFCKYVINEKGELTNFFASKILPTDAEFLTAVGI; this is translated from the coding sequence ATGATTACAACACTGTTTACCGGCATTTTTGCTGACAAAAGTGAAACAGCTGTAAAACCAGCGGAAACTATGACTGCAAAACAAACTTTGTACGACTTTAAAGTTAAATCTCTTGTTGGTGATAAAACTGTTGATTTGAGCAAATACAAGGGTAAAAAAGTAGTGATCCTGAATGTTGCGTCAAAATGCGGATACACAAAACAGTATGCTGACTGGGAAAAATTCAACAAAGAGCATGGTGACAAAGTTGTTGTATTGGGCTTCCCTGCCAATAATTTCGGCGGACAGGAACCAGGTACAAGCGAAGAAATCGCTACTTTCTGTTCAAAAACTTACGGCGTTTCTTTCCCGATGTTTGAAAAAGTTTCAGTACTTGGTCCGGATCAGGCTCCAATTTACAAATGGTTGAGCACAAAAGAATTGAATGGCTGGAATGACAAAGTTCCTACCTGGAATTTCTGTAAATATGTGATTAACGAAAAAGGAGAATTGACTAACTTTTTCGCATCAAAAATATTACCAACTGACGCAGAGTTTTTGACTGCCGTTGGTATCTGA